In Labrus mixtus chromosome 3, fLabMix1.1, whole genome shotgun sequence, a single window of DNA contains:
- the prkaa2 gene encoding 5'-AMP-activated protein kinase catalytic subunit alpha-2: protein MAERQQQKHEGRVKIGHYILGDTLGVGTFGKVKIGEHQLTGHKVAVKILNRQKIRSLDVVGKIKREIQNLKLFRHPHIIKLYQVISTPTDFFMVMEYVSGGELFDYICKHGRVEDTEARRLFQQIISAVDYCHRHMVVHRDLKPENVLLDASKNAKIADFGLSNMMSDGEFLRTSCGSPNYAAPEVISGRLYAGPEVDIWSCGVILYALLCGTLPFDDEHVPTLFKKIRGGVFYIPEYLNRSVASLLMFMLQVDPLKRATIKDIREDEWFKQDLPGYLFPEDPSYDATVLDEEAVKEVCEKFECTESEVMSSLYSGDPQDQLAVAYHLIIDNRRIMTQASEFYLASSPPQGSFIEEGMPLPPGVKPHPERMPPLLADSPKSRCPLDALNTTRPKPLAVKKAKWHLGIRSQSRPYDIMAEVYRAMRQLSFDWKVVNPYHLRVRRKNPVTGNLVKMSLQLYQVDNRSYLLDFKSIDDDIIEAVGFKSGSSTPQRSGSTAGLLRPRLSIDSSSPALDLPTLSSSLPGSLSGSSPQLTPRQGSHTMDFFEMCASLITTLAR, encoded by the exons ATGGCAGAGCGgcaacaacagaaacacgaAGGACGAGTAAAGATCGGCCATTACATCCTCGGAGACACACTCGGAGTGGGAACCTTCGGGAAAGTGAAGA tcgGTGAACATCAGCTGACGGGCCATAAAGTTGCAGTAAAGATCCTAAACAGACAGAAGATCCGCAGCCTCGATGTCGTCGGGAAAATCAAACGAGAGATTCAGAATCTCAAACTGTTCAGACACCCACACATCATCAAACT GTACCAGGTGATAAGCACACCCACAGATTTCTTCATGGTCATGGAGTACGTGTCAGGAGGGGAACTGTTTGACTATATCTGCAAACATGGACGG GTGGAGGACACAGAAGCTCGCCGTCTCTTCCAGCAGATTATCTCAGCTGTGGACTACTGCCACCGACACATGGTGGTCCACAGAGACCTCAAACCTGAGAACGTCCTGCTGGACGCCAGCAAGAATGCCAAAATCGCAGACTTCG gtctgTCTAACATGATGTCAGATGGAGAGTTTCTACGTACGAGCTGCGGCTCACCGAACTACGCTGCTCCAGAGGTCATCTCAGGAag GCTGTATGCCGGTCCAGAGGTGGACATCTGGAGCTGTGGGGTGATCCTGTATGCTTTGCTGTGTGGCACTCTGCCCTTCGATGACGAACACGTCCCCACGCTGTTTAAGAAGATCAGAGGAGGAGTCTTCTACATCCCTGAGTACCTGAACCGCTCTGTGGCCTCTCTGCTCATGTTCATGCTGCAGGTGGACCCTTTGAAGAGGGCCACCATCAAAGACATCAG GGAGGATGAGTGGTTCAAGCAGGACCTGCCAGGCTACCTATTTCCTGAGGACCCCTCGTATGATGCCACAGTCCTGGACGAGGAGGCAGTCAAAGAAGTGTGTGAAAAGTTTGAATGCACAGAGTCAGAGGTCATGTCCAGTCTCTACAGCGGGGATCCACAG GATCAGCTAGCAGTCGCCTACCACCTCATTATTGACAATCGGCGCATCATGACTCAGGCCAGCGAGTTCTACCTGGCCTCCAGTCCTCCTCAGGGCTCCTTCATCGAAGAGGGCATGCCGCTGCCCCCCGGGGTCAAACCCCACCCAGAGAGGATGCCCCCGCTCCTGGCCGACAGCCCAAAGTCTCGCTGTCCTCTGGATGCTCTGAACACCACCCGACCCAAACCGCTGGCTGTGAAGAAGGCCAAGTGGCACCTGGGCATCAGGAGTCAGAGCAGACCCTACGACATCATGGCTGAGGTGTACAGAGCCATGAGACAGCTCAGCTTTGACTGGAAG GTTGTGAACCCGTACCATCTGAGAGTGCGGAGGAAGAATCCAGTGACAGGAAACCTGGTGAAAATGAGCCTGCAGCTTTACCAGGTGGACAACAGATCCTACCTCCTCGACTTCAAGAGCATCGATG atgacatcatcgaGGCTGTGGGCTTTAAATCGGGGTCGTCCACTCCTCAGCGGTCGGGCTCCACAGCCGGCCTCCTCAGACCCAGACTGAGCATCGACTCGTCCAGCCCGGCGTTGGACCTGCCCACACTCAGCTCCTCCCTGCCCGGGTCTCTGTCTGGGAGCTCCCCTCAGCTCACACCGCGACAGGGATCACACACCATGGACTTCTTTGAAATGTGTGCCAGTCTGATCACCACACTGGCTCGCTGA